In a single window of the uncultured Dysgonomonas sp. genome:
- a CDS encoding polymer-forming cytoskeletal protein, producing MAKIKEVITTANTHNILASGTQITGDISAEEDFRIDGTIEGNVNCKGKIIVGNNSKITGDINCSNIEIWGTVNGDISCVENVILRASSFLKGNIRMATIEIEPGAKFDGSCSMYKE from the coding sequence ATGGCAAAAATCAAAGAGGTTATAACAACAGCCAACACTCACAACATCCTCGCCTCAGGTACACAAATAACAGGCGATATCAGTGCTGAAGAAGATTTTCGGATAGATGGCACAATAGAAGGAAATGTAAATTGTAAAGGAAAAATTATAGTAGGAAACAACAGTAAAATTACGGGCGACATAAACTGTTCCAACATAGAAATATGGGGAACCGTGAATGGAGATATCTCATGTGTCGAAAATGTTATACTCAGGGCTTCCTCATTCCTGAAAGGGAATATAAGAATGGCAACAATAGAAATCGAACCGGGTGCTAAATTTGATGGTAGCTGTTCGATGTATAAAGAATAA
- the folB gene encoding dihydroneopterin aldolase has translation MKSFILLENLTFYANHGVFGQETVVGNVYIINLKIGVDLTKASVSDDLNDTISYADVYEDIKIEMMVPSKLLEHAAKRIIDRLKSKYTQIESVELKLSKRNPPIGAQLDCASVILID, from the coding sequence GTGAAAAGTTTTATATTATTAGAGAACCTGACCTTTTATGCCAATCATGGCGTTTTTGGTCAAGAGACTGTGGTCGGTAATGTTTATATCATTAATCTGAAGATCGGGGTAGACCTCACGAAAGCATCTGTGTCAGACGATTTGAATGATACTATAAGCTATGCGGATGTTTATGAGGATATTAAAATAGAGATGATGGTGCCGTCAAAATTATTGGAGCATGCAGCGAAACGTATCATCGATCGTCTAAAGAGTAAATACACTCAAATAGAAAGTGTTGAGCTTAAACTGTCGAAACGTAATCCGCCTATTGGTGCGCAGTTGGATTGTGCAAGTGTAATTCTGATTGATTAG
- a CDS encoding RNA methyltransferase, whose protein sequence is MRVKKITELNRISIDEFKAAEKTPLVVILDNVRSLNNIGSVFRTSDAFLIESVCLCGITACPPNAEIHKTALGAEDSVDWAYYKDTREAVRELKNRGFTICAIEQAERSIKLDELVLDKAKGYAVVLGNEVKGVRQEVVDLCDCCIEIPQYGTKHSLNVSVAAGIVMWEFFKQLG, encoded by the coding sequence ATGAGGGTTAAAAAAATTACGGAACTTAACAGGATTTCGATAGATGAATTTAAGGCTGCAGAAAAAACTCCGTTGGTTGTTATTTTAGATAACGTAAGGAGTTTGAATAATATAGGATCGGTTTTTCGTACTTCAGATGCATTTTTGATAGAATCTGTTTGTCTATGCGGGATAACAGCTTGTCCACCAAATGCAGAAATACACAAAACGGCTTTAGGGGCTGAGGATTCTGTAGATTGGGCGTATTATAAAGATACGAGAGAAGCTGTCAGGGAATTGAAAAACAGAGGTTTTACTATTTGTGCTATAGAGCAGGCTGAGCGCAGTATTAAGCTCGATGAACTGGTGTTGGATAAGGCTAAAGGATATGCTGTCGTTTTAGGAAACGAAGTGAAAGGTGTCCGGCAGGAGGTTGTGGATTTATGTGATTGTTGTATCGAAATTCCTCAGTATGGAACAAAACATTCATTGAATGTTTCCGTTGCAGCAGGTATTGTTATGTGGGAATTTTTTAAACAGTTGGGGTAA